In Chlamydomonas reinhardtii strain CC-503 cw92 mt+ chromosome 16, whole genome shotgun sequence, a single window of DNA contains:
- a CDS encoding ribosomal protein S26 — MTKKRRNRGRAKHGRGHVNRVRCESSGAMVPKDKAIKRYIVRNIVDASALRDMQEACVVDNYALPKIYRKVYYSISAAIHSRVVRVRNAKERRNREPPRRFPNRDQQQQKKD; from the exons ATGACGAAGAAGCGGCGGAATCGGGGACGCGCCaagcacggccgcggccatgtGAACCGTGTGCGCTGCGAGTCtagcggcgccatggtgcccAAGGACAAGGCTATCAAGCGCTACATTGTGCGCAACATTGTGGACGCGTCGGCTCTCCGCGACATGCAGGAGGCTTGCGTCGTCGACA ACTACGCCCTGCCCAAGATTTACCGCAAGGTGTACTACAGCATCAGCGCTGCTATCCACAGCCGCGTTGTGCGCGTCCGCAACGCCAAGGAGCGCCGGAACCGGGAGCCGCCTCGCCGGTTCCCCAAccgcgaccagcagcagcagaagaagGATTAA